Below is a genomic region from Chitinivibrionia bacterium.
GGTTTTTCTTCGAGCATATTTTCAATCATCACGGGAATAAGTTTTTCGGGAAATTGGTAATATCCGTAATTATTCGAGCAGTTCGACAGCGTAATCGGCATATCGTAGGTGTGAAAATACGCGTTTACAAGGTGGTCGCTACTCGCTTTGGAAGCCGAATACGGGCTTCTCGGCGAATAAGGCGTGGTCTCGGTGAAATATCCGCTTTCGCCTAAACTTCCGAAAACCTCGTCGGTGCTTACGTGGTGGAACAGGCAACGGTTGCCCCCCGTTTTTCCGTCAAAATTATCGTTCCAATAATTCCTTGCCGTTTCCAACAAATTAAATGTTCCCAGAATGTTTGTGTTTATGAAATCCGACGGTCCAAGGATTGACCTGTCCACGTGGCTTTCGGCGGCAAAATGCGCGACCGTGTCTATGTTGTATTTCGTAAATGCGGCTTTTACCGCTTCGATGTCGCAGATGTCGCCTTGGACGAATGCGTATCGCGGGTCGTTGGACAAATCCGCCAAACTTTCCAAATTTCCTGCATAAGTCAATTTGTCGAAATTGACGATTTTCCCGTTAAAATCCGTTTTCGTCAGCAGAAATCGGATAAAATTAGAGCCGATAAATCCTGCTCCGCCCGTAACCAAAATGTTTTTTAATGCTCTCAAAATGTCTCCTTTTTTTTATCTATCTACAGTTGCGGTGAACGCGAATGTCGTCGTTTGTCCGGCTCTTACGGCTACCTCGAACCGAGCGGTGTTTGCGTCAACTTGCGTGTGGCGCTGATTGCTTCTTATAGTCCAGTTTCCGTGAATAATTTCTTCAAAAAGCACGGTAATATTCTCTCTTTTATGGTTGGAAATCGATACTTCTTTCGTGAATTCCGAGCGGCGGTCGTTAACTTGGCGTTGCGCGGTTGTGCGCACAAAGCAGGTTATGTCGAACGCAGTGCCGCTTCTGAGGGTTATATGTTCGTTTATGGGAGTATGGCTTACGTTGTCTTCGCCGTCAAAAACGTTTTTATCGCCGTCTTTTCTGTAAATTCGCACAACGCCTCGCGGAAACGGCAAATTAAGATTGTTTCTTTGACCTGTCTGAAAAGTAATTTCGCTTACAACGTCGTGCCTAACGCCCATTTCACCGTCTTGCGCCGCCCCGCCGCCCCGCCGACTTACAGGTTGCGGAAAAGATTGCCCCGACCTGACCCTGTATCGTCTTTGAACGTTAATTTGCGGCGCCGAAAACATCTCGATTTGCTTCGTCTGATTTTCGCGTATCGACACAGGGCGCGCTATCGAATACAAATGAAATTCGTCAAAACTTCTCTGCTCTACTCCGCCCCCAAAATCCTCCGCCATCATCGGAGCGGACATTACCATTCTCGCTTGGCGCATCATCTGGTTTTGAGGAGCAACCATATTAACATCGCCCGCAATAAGGCGCAAATTCGCGTTTTCGAATGCCGCGCCCGACTGGTTTGTCAGCGTTATCCACGCGGTTATCGAGGCGTTTTTTTCGTTGTCGGCAAGAAGCATAACATAATCGGCGTTCCACGAAAATCCTTCGGTCAAATACGAAACGTCCGCCTTTACATTAGCCGCTCTTTGCGCCTGCACAAGCCATTTAAGCGTGGGGCGAGCAAAAAGGTTTTCGGGAAGTTCGGGAAGAAGAATTTGTCCTTCAAATCCAAGCACAATTTTACCGTCCACTTCAAATATCGGCTGAAAATTGTTTGCTATCAGCCTCGCGGGAACTCTTGCAATATTGCCGTTGCCCGTCAAAACGCCGTTCTGGTCGATAAGCGTAATTTCTCTTCCGACAAATTTGTTCAAAAGCGCCTCTCGCGAAATAAGGTCGAACTCGTAATTTTGCTCCAAAACCCTAAATCCGCCGCCCGAAACAATAAGCGATTGCGGAATAATGCTCTGAGCAACCCCCTCAAAACGAACGTTTGAAACTCCCGCGGGAAGCGAAATCTGCCTTATCTCCTGCACAAGCGCGCGGTTGTTGTTGTAAATCGTAAGGTTAAGCGCCTCTCTGTTTTCGGGAAGCGACACCACCGTTTGCGTAGCCAAAACCGCCACAACCGACAAAAGCAGACCTGTAAATATTTTGCTTTTCATAAGTTCTCCTTATTATTGTTGAGAATTTTTTCAGCGCTAAAATACTATTTGCCGTTTTTAATTGGCGCAATTATGTATTTTATGTAATCAAAAACAGAAAAAAGGAGAATTTATGCGAACGATGAATGGGGTTTATGACGGCAAATCTGTTAAATTAAACAGAAAATGCGAATTAAATCAAAGATGCAATGTCGTAGTTATATTTTCTGAAAATTATAAACCTGTAAAACGAAAAATTAGCCCGCTCGATAATTTGTTGGGCAAAATAAACAATAATAATATTCACGAAGAAGCTGATTTTGGAGTACGAGAAGGCAACGAAGTATGGTAATTAACAATTATATTCCCGACCGTAAAGACATCGTTTGGTTAGAATTTTCTCCGCAATCGGGACACGAGCAAAGAGGAAAGCGCCCCGCCATAGTTTTATCGCCGCTACAATACAATCTTAAAACAGGGCTTGCAATTTTTTGTCCGATAACGAGCAAAATAAAAGGATATCCATTTGAAGTAAAAATTGAAAACCAAAGAATACAGGGAGTTGTTTTGTCCGACCAAGTTAAAAGTTTTGACTGGAAAAGTCGCGGAGTCCAATTTATTTCCAAAGCAACCGATTATGAGATTGAAAGCGTTGTTTCAAAATTAAGTATTTTGATAGGCTATTAACAAGGACGTCAATCTTGCCAAAATATACTGAAATTCTACCAATAGAAAAAAAATTGTGCGAACGGGAATTTGCTCTCGCGCAAAAAGGAATTTTGCTCGAAAAAATCAAAGACGTTCCTTATGGCGTTCAGATTTCCGCGGTCGGACAAAAAACCGCCGTTGAAGGAAAACTCACCGTTTATTATTCCGATAAAAAGGGGCTTTCTGTTGTTGAAAACACCGACAATCCTATAACAAAAGTAGCCGCGGCAATCATAGACGGGCGCGAAATTTCCAAAAAAACTAACCAAAGCAAAAAATTTGTCCCGCATTTTGGCTCGGACGAGGCGGGCAAAGGCGACTTTTTCGGTCCTTTAATTACCGCGGGATTTTGCTTGGACAGCGTTGATACGCGCAATGACTTAATAGATATGGGCGTTTGCGACAGTAAAAAACTGAACGATGTTCAAATTTCCGCATTGGCGAAAAAACTGCACGCAAAATACAAAAACAACATATCCATAATGCGCCCGTCAGTCGAAAAATACAATAGTTTATATGCCTCTTTCAAAAACTTAAACATTCTTTTGGGCTGGTCGCACGCAATGGTTATGGAAGAATTAAGGGACAGATTTCCGCAAATAAACCTTGCTATTTTCGACAAATTCGCAGAGCAAGGCGTAGTAGTGCGCTTCCTTAAAAAGCACAAAGACCTAAACGTCGAAGCGCTTGTTCACGGAGAAGACCACGACATTGCCATTGCCGCCGCTTCAATTATTGCACGGGACTGTTTTGTCCGAAAAATGAGCGATTTGTCGCAGAAATTCGATATGAAAATTCCTTTGGGAGCAGGAAACATTGTGATTAAAGTCGGCAAGGAATTTATCAAAAAACACGGAAAAGAAAATTTAGTAAACGTCTGTAAAACGCATTTCAAAACCATACAAGAATTGGGGTAAAAAAAATGATAAAAACAGCAATCGGACAAGACTCGCACAGATTTGAAACCGAGGACTTAACAAAACCGCTGATTTTAGGCGGCGTAATAATCCCGAATGAGGTCGGACTTGCAGGAAACAGCGACGCCGACGTTATTTTGCACGCACTCACAAACGCAATTTCGGGAATAACCACCGTAAATATTTTAGGCGCAAAAGCCGACGAACTGTGTCTTGGCAAAGGCATAAAAGACAGCAACGTATATCTTCAAAAAGCGCTTGAATACTTGGACGGATACAAAATAATGCACGTATCCTTTTCGGTCGAAGCCAAAAAACCGAAAATGTCGCCGCATATAGATAAAATCCGCGAAAACGTCGCCAAATTGCTCGGCATTTCCGCAAACTGCGTTGCAATGACCGCAACCAGCGGCGAAGAACTCACCGATTTCGGCAGAGGGTTGGGGGTGCAGGTATTTGTGGTGATTACTGCGCAAAAACTGTAAGATTTTTAGCCACATTCTACTTTTCACTTCTTTTTAAGCGCGGCACAATTTATATTTAATATGCAAAAACGAATAAAAGGGGATAAAATGGACGGATACAAGCAAAAATTTATTGAATTTATGGTAGAATGCCAAGTTCTTACTTTCGGCGATTTTACTACAAAAAGCGGACGAAAGACCCCGTACTTCATTAACACGGGAAAATACGAAACGGGCGAGCAAATCGCAAAACTCGGCGACTTTTACGCCGAAGCGATAATGGCGGACTTTAAGGATTACGACGTTCTTTTCGGTCCTGCATACAAAGGTATTCCTCTTGCGGTTGCAGCGGCAACGTCTCTTGCAAAAAAAGGTAAAAACGTTCGTTTCTGCTTTAATCGAAAAGAAGTAAAAGACCACGGCGAAGGCGGCGCAATTGTCGGCGCAAAACTTAAAGACGGCGATAATGTTCTTATTATAGAAGACGTAACCACCGCGGGAACTTCCATAGCCGAAACGCTTCCGCTCCTCAAAAATGCGGCGAACGTTAAGGTATCGGGGCTTATTGTTAGCGTAAATCGGCAAGAAAAAGGCGCGGACGAAAGAAGCGCATTCACACTTATTTCACAGGATTACGGAATTACGCCGCGCGCAATAGTCAGCATTGACGAAATAGTGGAATTCGGCTACAAACGCGAGGTCGGCGGTAAAATTCTCATAGACGAGGATTGCAAAAAACGAATTGACGATTACCGCAACCTTTACGGAGCAAACTGATTGTGGATGAAGAAATAATTGTCGGTCAAGAAATAAAAGACATACGCACGTTTGACGCGTTCATACTTTCCGTCGGCAGATTTATTGTCGATGGTATTGCGGAATTTGGTCAAATGATGGCATTTTTGCGGAAAAGCCTTTTTGCAAAGCCAAAAC
It encodes:
- the rfbB gene encoding dTDP-glucose 4,6-dehydratase; the encoded protein is MRALKNILVTGGAGFIGSNFIRFLLTKTDFNGKIVNFDKLTYAGNLESLADLSNDPRYAFVQGDICDIEAVKAAFTKYNIDTVAHFAAESHVDRSILGPSDFINTNILGTFNLLETARNYWNDNFDGKTGGNRCLFHHVSTDEVFGSLGESGYFTETTPYSPRSPYSASKASSDHLVNAYFHTYDMPITLSNCSNNYGYYQFPEKLIPVMIENMLEEKPLPVYGDGKNVRDWLFVEDHNSAVWAIMQSGRTGECYNIGGENEWENLKLVNVLCETVAEISGKDKDYYKKLINFVKDRPGHDRRYAIDCSKIKAELGWKQDYTFDDGLKKTVEWYFNNREWVKNIKSGEYKNWMEKNYGDR
- the mazF gene encoding endoribonuclease MazF, producing the protein MVINNYIPDRKDIVWLEFSPQSGHEQRGKRPAIVLSPLQYNLKTGLAIFCPITSKIKGYPFEVKIENQRIQGVVLSDQVKSFDWKSRGVQFISKATDYEIESVVSKLSILIGY
- the rnhC gene encoding ribonuclease HIII; translation: MPKYTEILPIEKKLCEREFALAQKGILLEKIKDVPYGVQISAVGQKTAVEGKLTVYYSDKKGLSVVENTDNPITKVAAAIIDGREISKKTNQSKKFVPHFGSDEAGKGDFFGPLITAGFCLDSVDTRNDLIDMGVCDSKKLNDVQISALAKKLHAKYKNNISIMRPSVEKYNSLYASFKNLNILLGWSHAMVMEELRDRFPQINLAIFDKFAEQGVVVRFLKKHKDLNVEALVHGEDHDIAIAAASIIARDCFVRKMSDLSQKFDMKIPLGAGNIVIKVGKEFIKKHGKENLVNVCKTHFKTIQELG
- the ispF gene encoding 2-C-methyl-D-erythritol 2,4-cyclodiphosphate synthase — protein: MKTAIGQDSHRFETEDLTKPLILGGVIIPNEVGLAGNSDADVILHALTNAISGITTVNILGAKADELCLGKGIKDSNVYLQKALEYLDGYKIMHVSFSVEAKKPKMSPHIDKIRENVAKLLGISANCVAMTATSGEELTDFGRGLGVQVFVVITAQKL
- the pyrE gene encoding orotate phosphoribosyltransferase, encoding MDGYKQKFIEFMVECQVLTFGDFTTKSGRKTPYFINTGKYETGEQIAKLGDFYAEAIMADFKDYDVLFGPAYKGIPLAVAAATSLAKKGKNVRFCFNRKEVKDHGEGGAIVGAKLKDGDNVLIIEDVTTAGTSIAETLPLLKNAANVKVSGLIVSVNRQEKGADERSAFTLISQDYGITPRAIVSIDEIVEFGYKREVGGKILIDEDCKKRIDDYRNLYGAN